In the Helianthus annuus cultivar XRQ/B chromosome 11, HanXRQr2.0-SUNRISE, whole genome shotgun sequence genome, one interval contains:
- the LOC110890293 gene encoding uncharacterized protein LOC110890293 isoform X2 produces MFGNEEFQETDVWSVINERKDYDYDSKSVKSKGSTSGYSSRPTAARMIPRPSINNSDIESRIPQQQSAPVNIPDWSKIYGTTPKRSSQKSSFIDYGYHVDDSDDDDHHHGDGNMMPPHEWIAQKLARNQISSFSVCEGAGRTLKGRDLSRVRNAVLTKTGFLE; encoded by the coding sequence ATGTTTGGAAATGAAGAATTTCAAGAAACTGATGTTTGGTCAGTCATCAATGAAAGAAAAGATTATGATTATGATTCAAAATCTGTCAAGTCAAAAGGGTCAACCTCTGGATACTCTTCAAGACCAACAGCAGCCAGAATGATTCCTAGACCTAGTATCAACAATTCAGACATTGAATCTAGGATCCCTCAACAACAATCAGCACCTGTCAACATCCCTGATTGGTCAAAGATCTATGGAACAACACCTAAGAGATCATCACAGAAATCTTCATTCATTGATTATGGTTATCATGttgatgatagtgatgatgatgatcatcATCATGGTGATGGTAACATGATGCCACCTCATGAATGGATTGCTCAAAAGCTTGCAAGAAATCAAATATCTTCATTTTCTGTATGTGAAGGCGCTGGAAGAACGCTCAAAGGTAGAGATCTGAGTAGGGTAAGAAATGCTGTGTTAACCAAAACTGGATTTCTTGAATAA
- the LOC110890294 gene encoding probable beta-1,3-galactosyltransferase 4 isoform X1 — translation MSWKNRGGSESNSRRLVSKKLTLFLCAGCFFAGLLFTDRMWPDPEAKGLSIPTGTEDAQSRLVSDGCDPKLKGVRRDSKDIIREVSETRNAVQTLDKTISNLEMELAAARALQDSILTGSPVSDDLMLPEPVKKRKYLMVVGINTAFSSRKRRDSVRATWMPQGDKLRKLEEEKGIIMRFVIGHGATSGGILDRAIEAEDRKHGDFLRLEHIEGYLELSAKTKTYFTTAVALWDADFYVKVDDDVHVNIATLGATLAKHRSNPRVYIGCMKSGPVLAHKGVRYHEPEHWKFGEEGNKYFRHATGQLYAISKDLATYISINQNVLHKYVNEDVSLGSWFIGLDVEHIDDRRLCCGTPPDCEWKAQAGNICVASFDWSCSGICRSADRIKEVHRRCGEGEDALWSASF, via the exons ATGTCTTGGAAGAACAGAGGAGGGTCTGAATCAAATTCAAGGCGTTTAGTGTCAAAGAAATTGACTTTGTTCTTGTGTGCTGGTTGTTTCTTTGCTGGATTGCTCTTCACAGACAG AATGTGGCCAGATCCCGAAGCTAAAGGCCTATCGATACCGACCGGAACTGAAGATGCCCAAAGTCGGTTAGTTTCAGATGGTTGTGACCCAAAATTG AAGGGTGTAAGGAGGGACTCCAAAGATATAATCCGTGAAGTTTCAGAAACACGTAACGCCGTCCA AACATTAGATAAAACAATTTCAAACTTGGAGATGGAGTTAGCAGCTGCAAGAGCGTTGCAAGATTCTATACTTACGGGCTCCCCGGTATCTGATGATTTAATGCTACCAGAGCCCGTTAAGAAAAGAAAATATTTAATGGTTGTGGGGATTAATACGGCTTTTAGCAGCCGGAAGAGAAGAGACTCTGTACGGGCTACTTGGATGCCTCAAG GTGATAAACTAAGGAAATTGGAGGAAGAAAAGGGTATCATTATGCGATTTGTCATAGGTCACGG TGCAACTTCTGGTGGTATCCTTGATAGAGCTATTGAAGCAGAAGACAGAAAGCATGGAGATTTTCTGAGATTG GAGCATATCGAAGGTTACCTTGAATTATCAGCCAAAACAAAAACGTATTTTACTACCGCTGTTGCTTTATGGGATGCAGATTTCTATGTCAAGGTTGATGATGATGTACATGTAAATATAG CTACACTCGGAGCAACTTTAGCCAAACATCGATCGAACCCACGTGTGTACATCGGATGCATGAAATCTGGACCCGTACTCGCTCACAA AGGAGTGAGATATCACGAGCCCGAGCACTGGAAATTTGGTGAGGAAGGAAACAAGTATTTCCGGCACGCTACAGGACAACTATATGCCATCTCAAAAGATTTAGCCACTTATATATCGATAAACCA AAACGTGTTACACAAGTATGTGAACGAAGATGTATCATTGGGCTCATGGTTCATTGGACTTGACGTAGAGCACATCGACGATAGAAGGCTATGTTGTGGGACACCACCTG ACTGTGAGTGGAAGGCTCAAGCAGGGAACATATGTGTGGCTTCTTTTGACTGGAGCTGTAGCGGCATTTGCCGGTCAGCTGACCGGATCAAGGAGGTGCACAGGCGGTGCGGGGAAGGTGAAGATGCTCTTTGGAGCGCGTCTTTCTGA
- the LOC110890294 gene encoding probable beta-1,3-galactosyltransferase 2 isoform X2, translated as MSWKNRGGSESNSRRLVSKKLTLFLCAGCFFAGLLFTDRMWPDPEAKGLSIPTGTEDAQSRLVSDGCDPKLGVRRDSKDIIREVSETRNAVQTLDKTISNLEMELAAARALQDSILTGSPVSDDLMLPEPVKKRKYLMVVGINTAFSSRKRRDSVRATWMPQGDKLRKLEEEKGIIMRFVIGHGATSGGILDRAIEAEDRKHGDFLRLEHIEGYLELSAKTKTYFTTAVALWDADFYVKVDDDVHVNIATLGATLAKHRSNPRVYIGCMKSGPVLAHKGVRYHEPEHWKFGEEGNKYFRHATGQLYAISKDLATYISINQNVLHKYVNEDVSLGSWFIGLDVEHIDDRRLCCGTPPDCEWKAQAGNICVASFDWSCSGICRSADRIKEVHRRCGEGEDALWSASF; from the exons ATGTCTTGGAAGAACAGAGGAGGGTCTGAATCAAATTCAAGGCGTTTAGTGTCAAAGAAATTGACTTTGTTCTTGTGTGCTGGTTGTTTCTTTGCTGGATTGCTCTTCACAGACAG AATGTGGCCAGATCCCGAAGCTAAAGGCCTATCGATACCGACCGGAACTGAAGATGCCCAAAGTCGGTTAGTTTCAGATGGTTGTGACCCAAAATTG GGTGTAAGGAGGGACTCCAAAGATATAATCCGTGAAGTTTCAGAAACACGTAACGCCGTCCA AACATTAGATAAAACAATTTCAAACTTGGAGATGGAGTTAGCAGCTGCAAGAGCGTTGCAAGATTCTATACTTACGGGCTCCCCGGTATCTGATGATTTAATGCTACCAGAGCCCGTTAAGAAAAGAAAATATTTAATGGTTGTGGGGATTAATACGGCTTTTAGCAGCCGGAAGAGAAGAGACTCTGTACGGGCTACTTGGATGCCTCAAG GTGATAAACTAAGGAAATTGGAGGAAGAAAAGGGTATCATTATGCGATTTGTCATAGGTCACGG TGCAACTTCTGGTGGTATCCTTGATAGAGCTATTGAAGCAGAAGACAGAAAGCATGGAGATTTTCTGAGATTG GAGCATATCGAAGGTTACCTTGAATTATCAGCCAAAACAAAAACGTATTTTACTACCGCTGTTGCTTTATGGGATGCAGATTTCTATGTCAAGGTTGATGATGATGTACATGTAAATATAG CTACACTCGGAGCAACTTTAGCCAAACATCGATCGAACCCACGTGTGTACATCGGATGCATGAAATCTGGACCCGTACTCGCTCACAA AGGAGTGAGATATCACGAGCCCGAGCACTGGAAATTTGGTGAGGAAGGAAACAAGTATTTCCGGCACGCTACAGGACAACTATATGCCATCTCAAAAGATTTAGCCACTTATATATCGATAAACCA AAACGTGTTACACAAGTATGTGAACGAAGATGTATCATTGGGCTCATGGTTCATTGGACTTGACGTAGAGCACATCGACGATAGAAGGCTATGTTGTGGGACACCACCTG ACTGTGAGTGGAAGGCTCAAGCAGGGAACATATGTGTGGCTTCTTTTGACTGGAGCTGTAGCGGCATTTGCCGGTCAGCTGACCGGATCAAGGAGGTGCACAGGCGGTGCGGGGAAGGTGAAGATGCTCTTTGGAGCGCGTCTTTCTGA
- the LOC110890294 gene encoding probable beta-1,3-galactosyltransferase 2 isoform X3 translates to MWPDPEAKGLSIPTGTEDAQSRLVSDGCDPKLKGVRRDSKDIIREVSETRNAVQTLDKTISNLEMELAAARALQDSILTGSPVSDDLMLPEPVKKRKYLMVVGINTAFSSRKRRDSVRATWMPQGDKLRKLEEEKGIIMRFVIGHGATSGGILDRAIEAEDRKHGDFLRLEHIEGYLELSAKTKTYFTTAVALWDADFYVKVDDDVHVNIATLGATLAKHRSNPRVYIGCMKSGPVLAHKGVRYHEPEHWKFGEEGNKYFRHATGQLYAISKDLATYISINQNVLHKYVNEDVSLGSWFIGLDVEHIDDRRLCCGTPPDCEWKAQAGNICVASFDWSCSGICRSADRIKEVHRRCGEGEDALWSASF, encoded by the exons ATGTGGCCAGATCCCGAAGCTAAAGGCCTATCGATACCGACCGGAACTGAAGATGCCCAAAGTCGGTTAGTTTCAGATGGTTGTGACCCAAAATTG AAGGGTGTAAGGAGGGACTCCAAAGATATAATCCGTGAAGTTTCAGAAACACGTAACGCCGTCCA AACATTAGATAAAACAATTTCAAACTTGGAGATGGAGTTAGCAGCTGCAAGAGCGTTGCAAGATTCTATACTTACGGGCTCCCCGGTATCTGATGATTTAATGCTACCAGAGCCCGTTAAGAAAAGAAAATATTTAATGGTTGTGGGGATTAATACGGCTTTTAGCAGCCGGAAGAGAAGAGACTCTGTACGGGCTACTTGGATGCCTCAAG GTGATAAACTAAGGAAATTGGAGGAAGAAAAGGGTATCATTATGCGATTTGTCATAGGTCACGG TGCAACTTCTGGTGGTATCCTTGATAGAGCTATTGAAGCAGAAGACAGAAAGCATGGAGATTTTCTGAGATTG GAGCATATCGAAGGTTACCTTGAATTATCAGCCAAAACAAAAACGTATTTTACTACCGCTGTTGCTTTATGGGATGCAGATTTCTATGTCAAGGTTGATGATGATGTACATGTAAATATAG CTACACTCGGAGCAACTTTAGCCAAACATCGATCGAACCCACGTGTGTACATCGGATGCATGAAATCTGGACCCGTACTCGCTCACAA AGGAGTGAGATATCACGAGCCCGAGCACTGGAAATTTGGTGAGGAAGGAAACAAGTATTTCCGGCACGCTACAGGACAACTATATGCCATCTCAAAAGATTTAGCCACTTATATATCGATAAACCA AAACGTGTTACACAAGTATGTGAACGAAGATGTATCATTGGGCTCATGGTTCATTGGACTTGACGTAGAGCACATCGACGATAGAAGGCTATGTTGTGGGACACCACCTG ACTGTGAGTGGAAGGCTCAAGCAGGGAACATATGTGTGGCTTCTTTTGACTGGAGCTGTAGCGGCATTTGCCGGTCAGCTGACCGGATCAAGGAGGTGCACAGGCGGTGCGGGGAAGGTGAAGATGCTCTTTGGAGCGCGTCTTTCTGA
- the LOC110890292 gene encoding uncharacterized protein LOC110890292: protein MDKGKGLESIQRSVQNIDLNLNFDSKNPNKFSKSYNPSLQSSWSPFMKRKPPALVSLCLGILGKHLDDIIEDLEVLTSFPPDIKMAIAAIARRRKLLNDDVIIALAESSWEILDLSDSEVTDIGLLKVIEICKHVRAMDISRCGNITSFGVSELVKHCHCLEILRWGGCPRSEHTARSSLSFLKPTLNNVEEDSWEELDTTEIVHGAQSLRWLVWPKIDKDSLESLSMECPRIIVNPKPSLFGHKGIDIPKHALSGVPLDDFVVEDIDPKTWQVPGSRVRKTQPDLSSIELPIAERFRLAFIERDARMAPKRAKNARQRQRRAAREWLTSSTSAKSVVLASQMSKNLHNF, encoded by the exons ATGGATAAAGGCAAGGGTTTGGAATCCATACAGAGATCTGTTCAAAATAttgatttgaatttgaatttcgaTTCTAAAAACCCTAACAAGTTTTCCAAGAGTTATAATCCTTCGCTGCAATCATCCT GGTCACCTTTTATGAAGAGAAAACCCCCTGCTCTGGTAAGCTTGTGTCTTGGAATACTAGGCAAGCATCTTGATGATATTATTGAGGATTTAGAGGTTTTAACTAGTTTCCCGCCGGACATTAAG ATGGCCATTGCAGCCATTGCAAGAAGAAGAAAGTTGCtaaatgatgatgtcatcatcgCATTGGCAGAGAGCTCATGGGAAATTCTCGATTTATCAGATTCAGAAGTCACAGATATTGGCTTGTTGAAAGTGATAGAGATTTGCAAACATGTGAGAGCCATGGACATAAG TCGTTGCGGCAACATCACATCATTTGGTGTTTCAGAACTTGTGAAGCATTGTCATTGTCTTGAGATATTGAGATGGGG AGGATGTCCAAGAAGTGAACATACTGCACGAAGCTCTTTAAGCTTCTTGAAACCAACGTTAAACAATGTTGAAGAGGATTCATGGGAGGAACTTGATACCACGGAGATTGTACACGGAGCACAGTCGTTACGTTGGCTTGTATGG CCAAAAATCGATAAAGACTCATTGGAGAGTCTATCAATGGAATGCCCCCGTATTATAGTGAATCCAAAACCGTCACTGTTTGGCCACAAAGGGATTGATATTCCTAAACATGCATTATCCGGTGTACCATTGGATGACTTTGTTGTCGAAGACATCGACCCAAAAACTTGGCAAGTTCCGGGATCTAGGGTTAGGAAAACGCAACCCGATTTGAGCTCCATCGAGCTGCCAATTGCCGAAAGATTTAGACTTGCTTTTATTGAAAGAGATGCCAGAATGGCGCCAAAACGGGCCAAAAATGCTAGGCAACGGCAGCGACGGGCTGCGAGAGAGTGGTTGACATCAAGTACTAGCGCAAAATCAGTTGTTCTTGCATCACAAATGAGCAAAAATCTACACAATTTTTAG
- the LOC110890293 gene encoding uncharacterized protein LOC110890293 isoform X1 yields MYRKGSSVWSSMFGNEEFQETDVWSVINERKDYDYDSKSVKSKGSTSGYSSRPTAARMIPRPSINNSDIESRIPQQQSAPVNIPDWSKIYGTTPKRSSQKSSFIDYGYHVDDSDDDDHHHGDGNMMPPHEWIAQKLARNQISSFSVCEGAGRTLKGRDLSRVRNAVLTKTGFLE; encoded by the coding sequence ATGTACAGAAAAGGAAGCAGTGTATGGTCATCCATGTTTGGAAATGAAGAATTTCAAGAAACTGATGTTTGGTCAGTCATCAATGAAAGAAAAGATTATGATTATGATTCAAAATCTGTCAAGTCAAAAGGGTCAACCTCTGGATACTCTTCAAGACCAACAGCAGCCAGAATGATTCCTAGACCTAGTATCAACAATTCAGACATTGAATCTAGGATCCCTCAACAACAATCAGCACCTGTCAACATCCCTGATTGGTCAAAGATCTATGGAACAACACCTAAGAGATCATCACAGAAATCTTCATTCATTGATTATGGTTATCATGttgatgatagtgatgatgatgatcatcATCATGGTGATGGTAACATGATGCCACCTCATGAATGGATTGCTCAAAAGCTTGCAAGAAATCAAATATCTTCATTTTCTGTATGTGAAGGCGCTGGAAGAACGCTCAAAGGTAGAGATCTGAGTAGGGTAAGAAATGCTGTGTTAACCAAAACTGGATTTCTTGAATAA